The region GAAGCGACCCTGCCCGCTGAGAACGGACAATGGCCACGGTGGTCCGAGTGATCGCATGTCACGGGACCACGCAGTCCGAATCCACCTCCACCTCCGGCCCCGATAGGCACCCGAGGAACAAAGCGATATCGGCCTGGTCAACATCACTGTCCTTGTCGAGGCGGGCATCGGTACATGCCGGATCGCTCTGCGGCACGGACGCGCCGCTGACGCAGGCCTGCAGGAGGCCGAAATCCTCTTGATCGACGTCGTCGTCGCCGTCCATGTCACCTGGCGGTGCCGGCCGTGGAAGCACGGTCAGTGTTGCCGTGTCGGAGGCCGCGCTTCCGTATGCGTTGCCGACCACACAGCGATACTGACCGGCTTCCGCGTCAGTGGCGTTGAGCACTGACAGGGTTGCAGTCGTGACACCCGAATAGTGCGACCCGTTGACCAGATCCGTCGTTCCCTTCTGCCACCGGTAGCTCAACGTGCCCTCTCCGATGGCAACAACGCTGAAGGTCGTGTTTGCCTGCCAGTCAATGGTCTGGCTCACCGGGTGTTCGGTGATCAGGGGCGGCAGTCCGCCTCGGCAATAGATGAAGCAGGAGACCGCGTTGAGATTCGCGAAGCCGTTGTTGTAGCCGGGCCAGTCGTACAGGACGCCCGCCCCGTCATAGCTGGGGTAGCCCGGAGTGTTCTTGTCGCCATAGGGATCATTGAAGACGGCGGTATGCTGCGTGCTGTAATAGCCGATGGCCGTGATGTAGTGCCCGGAAGAGGTCAAAGCATTCAGCACGACAAACGGGTCATCGTTGTTGATCTCAGTCTGCAGCTTCGCCCAACTGGGCGAATAGTCGGCGGCAGAGGACAGACCATGATTGATGATGTAATCACGCATGTATCCCCTGGTGTCCGCCCAGTTGTTGCGAACGATATATGCGTAACCGCCGTAGGCCCAATGGCCGCTGGCATCTTTGGCCCGGTAGTCGTAGGTAACGCCGTTGTAGGTGTAGATTTCCGAGACGTTCTGGCCGTAGTGGCTGACGTGCGAGTAGGGCCACGAGCAAGTGATGTCCCAGTAGGGCAGGATGCTGTAGTAGTTGATGGCCATGATGGCCGATGACGCCCCGCACGCCCAGTGGCCGTTGAAATCGTCGGGTGTGTCGTAGACCTGGTGAACGTAGGGAACTGTTCTCAGCAGGGTGACCGGGTTGTCGGCGGTGATCACTGGCGGCTGTTCCGAAGCAGCATGAACTTGCAGGGGCGAGCGGGTCGTATCGAGCTTGACGAAGGTCGCCGCCGGTATGTTCAGTTTGACTTTCGGACTCAATGAATATGTCGAGCGTTCCTTGCCCTGCGTGTCCGTGGTCGCGTGTCGGCCAACGGGGGCACGATAGAGCTCGCCAGTGACCAGTGACACAAACGCCATTTCCCGGCCGTCGGGCGACAACCTCGCGGCTGCTTCATGCTCGCCCACCTCCCAGGTCAGCCGCCGTTTTCCGCTCCCGTCGCATCCGATTTGGTAGATGTCCGAATCGATGACCTTGGCGCCGTCGAGCCTCTCCGTTCTGGAATAGAAGAGAGTCTGACCATCGGGTGCCCAGGATGGATCGGTGCCTTCATCGAGGTCGTGCACCTGCCTCGATTGAAGGTCAACGCACTTCAGACGCGCGGTGATCGTGCTGACTGCCAGACGTTCTGAGTCCGGTGACCACAGGGGCTTGAAATGGGCATCCGGCCCGGTGGTCAAATGCGTGCTTTTGCCGCTGCTCAGTTGGAGCACGGCAACCTGGTCATCCTCGGTGTTATACGCCACGCGAGTGCCGTCCGGCGAAATCACCGCCAGATTGACGTAGTGGCCCAGCGGCAAAGAGGTGACGATCTCGCCGGCCGGGTTGACCACCCGCAGCTCCCGATCGACGGTGAAAGCGGTCAGGCCGTCGCTCGAAAACGAAGGAACACCGGCCCTGACCGTTGGCTCGCAAAGAAGAACCAGCTTCTGCTGATCGAGGTTGTAGACCGCCGGTGCTTGGAGCGGGAAGATACTGCCCGCCTTCGAAATGAGCAGCTTGAATCCCAGCCGCCTTCCATCGGGTGACCAGTTAAACGCATACCCGCTGCTCCGGGCATCCGTGATCTGAAGAACGCTCTCTGTCTGGGTATCGTACAGGTAAACACCGTCGCCGTGATCGTCGGAGATCGCCAGATGACGGCCGTCGGGTGACCAGACGGGATTGCCGAAACGCAATCCGCCGCCCGCGGGTCCCCCGGGGGCGAATGTCCTCTTCCCCGCTTCGAGTGAAAGATCCGCTCCGGGCGCCGACGGGCCCGGCAGCAGGAGCAACAGAGCCACCACGAGGACAAGCACACCGAGCGGGCGACATCGGCTTGTTGCGTCCATGTTACTCATGTTGATCCTTTACCTTGGCCAGACTCTAACCGATCTTGAAACCTGCGCGGAGAGATGATTGAAAGGTCCTGCCACGGGACCATTCCCCTCCACGGCCGACAGGTCCATCTTAACTGCAACCCGTCTTCTCTGGGATGCTTCTTGTCGCGTTCAGGCCATTTTCGAGCCGGCGGCTTCGCTTAGCGCCCGGTCACCCGGGGACGCGGACCGAGCATGCTCTTCGAACGTATCGTCTTGTGCTGCAAGGGGATAGAAAAGGCCTGCGGGCACCACGCCTCGTGCTTGTTCCAGGCAGGGACCGGTAACCAGGTTCCCCGCGCCGCGTTCAACACTCTCGCCCTCCAAGCCCTGCAACACGCGGCACCGGGGACCGACATCTCTTACTCCACGGCCAGCGCGCGGGCTTGCCGAGCTGGAATGGGCAGCGAGAATCTGGCAGCAGCCCCATCGACCGACGTTCCGACGTCTTTCCCACTGAGCAGGTCAAACACCCTGGCCTTTGCCGCGCGGGGTATCGTCACGTCAGCCTTCTTGTCGGCCCAACTGTGGTTCGCGATCACGACGGTCTTGCCCCCGGGCCCTTCGAGCACGCGGGCGACAACCTCATTGGCGTCGGGCTGCGCCTGAACACGAATCGGTGCCTCAATGCCGGCGGCCGACGCAGCATCGAGAAGCACCTTCTGCAGATTCCCGTCCGCGGTTGCGTCATATCCAAGGAACAGCAGCGTCGCGGCATACAGCGTGCGGCCCTTACCCCGGCGGGCGGCGACCATGGCCGGGCTCTTGTCGTCGAACTCGGCGACCACCTCCGCGCCGGGCAACAACTCGAGTTGCTGCGTATAGCGCTGGGCGGGCAGCTTGGCACCGGGTTTGAGCGAGGTGATCAGGCCGCGGCCGTCGACAAGCGTTGCCGATGCCTGGCCGATCGTCTGAAATGCCTGCTCGCGGCAGCCGAACAGCTCCGCGAGCCCTGCTCCCGGCACGGTTTCATACAAGAACGTCCGCTCGTCCTTCTGTGCACACCACGTGCCCGCCACGAGGTATCCGCCTTGCTCGACGTATTTCGACAGCCATTGTCCTTCCTCACGAGACAGCAGGTACGCGAACGGCAGACAGATCAGCTTGTATCGGGCCGGATCCGCCTTCATGAGCTGTTCCGAAATCACCAGGTCGGCCGGAATGCTCGCTCGGTAAAAGGCTCGATAAGCTCCACGTACGCTGGCGACATATAGCCCCGCATCCTGTTCGCCGTGCGCCTGGATGAAAACCCGCGGATCGCAAAGGATTGCGACCTGGGCCGGCACCGGCTTGCTCGAGAGCAGTCGGCTCGCATGGCGATTCAGATCTCTTGCGACTTCGCCGGCCGCTCGCGCCCGATCGGTGAGGCTGCCGTCGTAGTTGACCAGGCCAAAACCCGCCGCCTCGATGCCGGTCGTTTCCGGCCGCCAGTTCCAGTAAAACACCCCCGAAGCACCGTGAGCAACGCACTGCCAGTTCCACAGCCTGATATCAGAAGGCGTCGGGAATCGCGACCGGTAGCTCAGCCCGAAGATACTCGGGCCGCCTTGCAGTTCCTCGACCCACATGGGCTTGCCGTCGCCGGCGGATCGAACGCCGTCGAGCATCATCCCGCCGATACTCGAATCGTAGGCTTGGCCTCTCTCGAGCCAGAACGGGAAGAACGAAAGGCCCACGAAATCGAAATGCTTGCCAATCTGGTACTCGTCGGTCGAGTTGTGGACGTAGCCCCAGCCCCAGCCGCCCAGGTGGCAGGTGATCGGGCGGTTGGGATCACAGGCCCGCGCCGCCTCGGCCTTGACTCGCTGAAACTCCGCCGTGTTCCAGAGCATAAACTGCCGCCAGTCGAGCCAGAAGATCTGGGCCCGCTCGAACGCTCCCACACGCACCGGCTCAATCTCCGACCAGTCCTTGTAGTACGTGGCCCATACCTCGTTTAGCTTGTCCAGCGCGCCATACTTCTGCCTCAGCCAGTCGCGGTATCGCGCCGCCGTATGCGGGCAATAGCAGTAAAGATCGGCGGCGGCGGTTCGGTCGACCGGCGTTGCCGCCGAGACCCACACGCCGGCCTCAGCCCCAACGTCCCACGCCAGCACCGACGGCCGATCCTTGTATCGCGTCACAACCGTTCTGACGAACCGGTCGATCAGCTTTCGAACCGCAGGATGGTCCCAGCACGCCGGGCCGGGCTTGAAGTCGGTCACCGACAGCCACTGGCCATCAGGGTATTGCCGCGCCACCCATTCCGGCTGTAGCTCAGGCCAGGGCCACAGCAGGATCCGCAGGCCGTGCTTGTCGACCAGATCCATCAGCCGGTCCAGCCGCTCGAAGTTGAACTCGCCGGGCGCCGGCTCGATGTCGTACCAGTCCACGTGAGCGGCCATCGAATTGAGCCCGACCTCCTTCATCCGGGCCAGGTCTTTGTCCATGTACGCCGCCCACTCGTCCACCGGCGGCAGATAGTGCTGCCAGTGCGAAATGGTGCTCATGTGCATCGCCCCGCAGGGAAAGAAGTCGGCAGGCAGCGAAGGGTGAATGCCGGCGCCGCTCTGCACGCCCGTCTCTGCCCCTCGGACCGCAATCGCCAGAATTCCCAGCAGTCCTGTGGCTAATACTCGACTTGTTCTTCGCATCATCGGGTATCTCCCACATCCGGCTCGCTATTCGCCACCAGTCCGCTTCCACACATCCGATGTCATGTTGTTGCCCGCAACCATCCACAGGGCGTTTTTGTACACGAACACGCTCGCGGCGTGACGCGGGGCCCAGGGCCTCTTCGGCAGTTCACGCGGCCTTACCTCCACGAAGCCCCCCCTGACAAGAGCCGGTCGGCTTCATCGACGGGAGTGGCGCAGCCGGTAGGTGGCATGATCGCTCAAGACCCCGACGGATGCAAAGCTGAGGCATGAGGGTGCTCTGTTGACAGCCCCGCAACGTTCAGCCTTGAGGCCGGACGCCTTGGGTGAGCATGGTCCCGACGGACCAAACCGTGCAATCTCACGGTCGGTTGGCCCATTCTTGCCCCGGCGAGTTCTCTCTTCTTCTGCTCTCCTGCTCACCTGTTCTGCCAGTGCATCGGGCCGGCCTCTTTCCTCTCCGGCCTCCCTTCTCTTGCGCAACGCCGCGCGGGGTCTCGATGACCACGGTCTCTGTTTTCTCTCCCCGTTACCAATGGGGAGCCGAAGGGGGTGTCTCTCTCTCCCCCTTACCAA is a window of Phycisphaerae bacterium DNA encoding:
- a CDS encoding beta-galactosidase yields the protein MMRRTSRVLATGLLGILAIAVRGAETGVQSGAGIHPSLPADFFPCGAMHMSTISHWQHYLPPVDEWAAYMDKDLARMKEVGLNSMAAHVDWYDIEPAPGEFNFERLDRLMDLVDKHGLRILLWPWPELQPEWVARQYPDGQWLSVTDFKPGPACWDHPAVRKLIDRFVRTVVTRYKDRPSVLAWDVGAEAGVWVSAATPVDRTAAADLYCYCPHTAARYRDWLRQKYGALDKLNEVWATYYKDWSEIEPVRVGAFERAQIFWLDWRQFMLWNTAEFQRVKAEAARACDPNRPITCHLGGWGWGYVHNSTDEYQIGKHFDFVGLSFFPFWLERGQAYDSSIGGMMLDGVRSAGDGKPMWVEELQGGPSIFGLSYRSRFPTPSDIRLWNWQCVAHGASGVFYWNWRPETTGIEAAGFGLVNYDGSLTDRARAAGEVARDLNRHASRLLSSKPVPAQVAILCDPRVFIQAHGEQDAGLYVASVRGAYRAFYRASIPADLVISEQLMKADPARYKLICLPFAYLLSREEGQWLSKYVEQGGYLVAGTWCAQKDERTFLYETVPGAGLAELFGCREQAFQTIGQASATLVDGRGLITSLKPGAKLPAQRYTQQLELLPGAEVVAEFDDKSPAMVAARRGKGRTLYAATLLFLGYDATADGNLQKVLLDAASAAGIEAPIRVQAQPDANEVVARVLEGPGGKTVVIANHSWADKKADVTIPRAAKARVFDLLSGKDVGTSVDGAAARFSLPIPARQARALAVE
- a CDS encoding C39 family peptidase, which gives rise to MSNMDATSRCRPLGVLVLVVALLLLLPGPSAPGADLSLEAGKRTFAPGGPAGGGLRFGNPVWSPDGRHLAISDDHGDGVYLYDTQTESVLQITDARSSGYAFNWSPDGRRLGFKLLISKAGSIFPLQAPAVYNLDQQKLVLLCEPTVRAGVPSFSSDGLTAFTVDRELRVVNPAGEIVTSLPLGHYVNLAVISPDGTRVAYNTEDDQVAVLQLSSGKSTHLTTGPDAHFKPLWSPDSERLAVSTITARLKCVDLQSRQVHDLDEGTDPSWAPDGQTLFYSRTERLDGAKVIDSDIYQIGCDGSGKRRLTWEVGEHEAAARLSPDGREMAFVSLVTGELYRAPVGRHATTDTQGKERSTYSLSPKVKLNIPAATFVKLDTTRSPLQVHAASEQPPVITADNPVTLLRTVPYVHQVYDTPDDFNGHWACGASSAIMAINYYSILPYWDITCSWPYSHVSHYGQNVSEIYTYNGVTYDYRAKDASGHWAYGGYAYIVRNNWADTRGYMRDYIINHGLSSAADYSPSWAKLQTEINNDDPFVVLNALTSSGHYITAIGYYSTQHTAVFNDPYGDKNTPGYPSYDGAGVLYDWPGYNNGFANLNAVSCFIYCRGGLPPLITEHPVSQTIDWQANTTFSVVAIGEGTLSYRWQKGTTDLVNGSHYSGVTTATLSVLNATDAEAGQYRCVVGNAYGSAASDTATLTVLPRPAPPGDMDGDDDVDQEDFGLLQACVSGASVPQSDPACTDARLDKDSDVDQADIALFLGCLSGPEVEVDSDCVVP